The DNA window CGCTGGTCGCCAACCTGGTGCTGATCGTCGGCGTGATGTCCCTGTTACCGGGGGCGACGCTGACCATGCCGGGCATTGCCGGGATCGTGTTGACGCTGGCGGTGGCGGTCGACGCCAACGTACTGATTAACGAACGTATCAAGGAAGAGCTGAAGAACGGCAGGTCCGTTCAGCAGGCGATCCATGAGGGCTATAAAGGCGCGTTCTCCAGTATCGTCGACGCCAACATCACCACGCTGATCACCGCGGTCATCCTGTACGCAGTGGGCACCGGTTCGATCAAAGGCTTTGCGATCACCACCGCTATCGGTGTGGCGACGTCCATGTTCACCGCGATTGTCGGTACCCGTGCCATCGTCAACCTGCTTTACGGCGGCAAACGCATTAACAAGCTGTCTATCTGAGGAGTGCGTTGTGGCACAGGATTATACTGTTGAGCAACTCAACTACGGCCGTAAAGTCTACGACTTTATGCGCTGGGACTATTTGGCCTTCGGCATCTCGTTGCTGCTGTTGGTCGCGTCGATCGTCACCATGTCGGTGCGCGGGTTTAACTGGGGTCTGGATTTCACCGGCGGTACGGTGATTGAAATCAACCTGGAGAAACCGGCTAACCTCGACCTTATGCGCGATACGCTGGAGAAGGCCGGGTTCCAGGATCCGATCATCCAGAACTTCGGCAGCAGCCGCGACGTGATGGTGCGCATGCCACCGGCGACCGGCACCGCAGGTCAGGAACTGGGCAACAAGGTGATCGGCGTGATCAACGACTCGGTGGATAAAAACGCCACCGTGAAGCGCATCGAGTTCGTCGGCCCGAGCGTGGGCAGCGAACTGGCGCAAACCGGCGGCATGGCGCTGCTGGTGGCGTTGATCTGTATCCTGATCTACGTCGGTTTCCGCTTCGAATGGCGCCTGGCGCTGGGGGCGGTTATCGCGCTGGCGCACGACGTGATCATCACGCTGGGCGTGCTGTCGCTGTTCCACATCGAGATTGACCTGACCATCGTCGCGTCCCTGATGTCGGTTATCGGCTACTCGCTGAACGACAGCATCGTGGTCTCCGACCGTATTCGTGAGAACTTCCGCAAGATCCGCCGCGGTACGCCTTACGAGATCATGAACGTGTCGCTGACCCAAACGCTGAGCCGTACGCTGATGACCTCCGGGACCACCCTGATGGTAGTGCTGATGCTGTACATCTTCGGTGGCGCGATGCTGCAAGGCTTCTCGCTGGCGATGCTGATCGGCGTGTCGATCGGTACCGTTTCCTCCATTTACGTCGCGTCCGCGCTGGCGTTGAAGCTGGGGATGAAACGCGAACACATGCTGCAGCAAAAAGTGGAAAAAGAGGGCGCAGATCAGCCTTCGATTCTGCCTTAACCGCCGCAGTATTCAGCGAAATGAGAAGGAGCGCCGATGGCGCTCCTTTTTTTTGCCTCGGGTTTCAGTGTTGCTGCGCCACCGCCGGTTGGGCGATCGAAACCAGACTGTGCAGACGGATATAGCCCAATTGTTCCGGCGTCAGGCCGCTGAAACGCAGCTCGAAGTCCTGGCCGGGCTTCGGCAGCAGCGAGTCGGCGCTGGCGATCGGTTGCGACAGCGCCTCGGCGGTCAGCGGCCGGCCGGTGGCCTCGTCCAACTGGCCCCATTCCACCACGGCTTTGAACGGCGGCAGCGTGGCCTGTGAGAGGATGCGCACATGCAACTGCGCCTGAGTGCCGTTGGCTTCGTTCTTGATGTGGCTCAGCGAAACGCTCAGCTCGCCGATGCCGCTCTGCAAACGGGCGGCGCTTCGGGCTGCCGGCAGCAGGTAGACGCCGTTGTCGGAGTGCTGATTGAGCAGATTTTGCCGCTCCAGCGCAGTGGTCTGATCGGTCAGCACGCTCACTTTCTGGTTCAGCGCGGCGACCTGATGGCGCAGCTGGGGCACGGCGGCGTTGTGCGCGCAGCCCGCCAGCAAAATAGCGGCGGCGAGCAGGGCGATTTTAGGGTAACAGGTTGTCATGACGGCGATTTCCTATGCTGAGTCTCCTGCTATCAAGCTTAGTCCGCATGGCGGTGAAAGTCATATCGTTGCTGCCTTTCCGCCGCCTGTCGCAACAAATGGCCGCCGCCCTTTGTTGTGGCTGCACTTCGGGGTAAACTGCTTTTATCTATAAAAAACGTTTATCAGGACGTGTTATGCATTGCCCTTTCTGCGCCGCCGTTGATACCAAAGTCATTGATTCCCGCCTGGTGGGGGACGGTTCGCAAGTGCGCCGCCGCCGCCAGTGTCTGGTGTGCAATGAACGCTTCACCACCTTCGAAGTGGCCGAGCTGGTGATGCCGCGAGTGATTAAAAGCGATGAGGTGCGCGAGCCGTTCAACGAAGACAAACTGCGCCGCGGCATGCTGAAAGCGCTGGAAAAGCGCCCGGTCAGCTCGGATGACGTGGAAAACGCCCTTAATCACATCAAATCCCAACTGCGCGCCACCGGCGAACGCGAAGTGCCGACCAAACTGGTGGGCAATCTGGTGATGGATGCGCTGAAAAAGCTGGATAAGGTCGCCTATATCCGCTTCGCGTCGGTATACCGCAGCTTCGAAGACGTGCGCGAGTTCGGCGAAGAGATTGCCCGCCTGCAAGACTAAAGGATCTTTCATGCATCACGACGAATTTTACATGGCGCGCGCCTTCGAACTGGCGCGGCTGGGGCGTTTCACCACCGCGCCCAATCCGAACGTCGGCTGCGTTATCGTGCGCGACGGCGAAATTGTCGGTGAAGGCTATCATCTGCGCGCCGGCGAGCCGCACGCGGAAGTGCACGCGCTGCGCATGGCGGGCGACAAGGCGCGCGGCGCCACCGCCTATGTCACGCTCGAGCCGTGTAGCCACCACGGCCGCACGCCGCCCTGCGCCGATGCGCTGGTGGCCGCCGGGGTGACGCGGGTGGTCGCGGCGATGCAAGATCCTAACCCGCAGGTGGCGGGGCGCGGGCTGTACAAGCTGCAGCAGGCCGGCGTCGAGGTGCGGCACGGCCTGATGCTGGCCGAGGCCGAAGCGGTCAATCTGGGCTTCCTCAAGCGCATGCGCACCGGCTTCCCTTACGTGCAGCTGAAGCTGGGCGCGTCGCTGGACGGCCGCACGGCGATGGCCTCCGGCGAGAGCCAGTGGATCACCTCACCCGAAGCGCGTCAGGACGTGCAGCGCCTGCGCGCGCAGAGCGCCGCCATCCTCAGCACCAGCGCCACCGTGCTGGCGGACGATCCGTCGCTGACGGTGCGTTGGGATGAACTGGACGCCGAGACGCAGCGCCTCTATCCGCGCGACAATCTACGCCAGCCGCTGCGCATCCTGCTCGACAGCCAAAACCGCATTACCCCGCAGCACCGCGTGGTGCAGCAGCCCGGCGCCACCTGGCTGGCGCGCCTGCAGGCGGATGAACAGGCCTGGCCGCAAGACGTTGAGCAGTTTATCTGCCCGGCGCACGGCGGCGGCGTCGATCTGGTGGTGATGATGATGCTGTTGGCCAAGCGCCAGGTGAATTCAATCTGGGTGGAGGCGGGCGCATCGCTGGCCGGTGCGCTGCTGCAGGCCGGCCTGGTGGATGAGCTCATTTTGTACATCGCGCCGAAACTGTTGGGCGATAATGGCCGTGGCCTGTGCCACCTGCCGGGCCTGGAGCGATTGGCCGACGCGCCGGAATTCGTCTTTAGCGACGTGCGTCAGGTCGGCCCCGATCTGCGTTTGCGCCTGCGGGCGAAACACTGAATCTCGCGCCCGCGCGCCGGTTTTACAAAAGCGCCGCGCAGGCGATGAAAGAATATGATAGAATCCGCCCCCCTGCGGGGTATTGAACCCATTTTTAAGGAAAGCCCATGAAAGTTATCGAAGGTGTTGTTGCTACTCCAAATGCCCGTGTGGCGATCGCAATTGCACGTTTTAACAATTTCATCAACGACAGCCTGCTGGAAGGTGCCATCGACGCGCTGAAACGCATTGGTCAGGTTGCTGACGACAACATCACCGTTGTCTGGGTCCCGGGCGCTTACGAGCTGCCGCTGACGGCGAGCGTATTGGCCAAAACCGGCAAATACGACGCGGTTATCGCGCT is part of the Serratia marcescens genome and encodes:
- the secF gene encoding protein translocase subunit SecF — translated: MAQDYTVEQLNYGRKVYDFMRWDYLAFGISLLLLVASIVTMSVRGFNWGLDFTGGTVIEINLEKPANLDLMRDTLEKAGFQDPIIQNFGSSRDVMVRMPPATGTAGQELGNKVIGVINDSVDKNATVKRIEFVGPSVGSELAQTGGMALLVALICILIYVGFRFEWRLALGAVIALAHDVIITLGVLSLFHIEIDLTIVASLMSVIGYSLNDSIVVSDRIRENFRKIRRGTPYEIMNVSLTQTLSRTLMTSGTTLMVVLMLYIFGGAMLQGFSLAMLIGVSIGTVSSIYVASALALKLGMKREHMLQQKVEKEGADQPSILP
- a CDS encoding DUF3251 domain-containing protein, with translation MTTCYPKIALLAAAILLAGCAHNAAVPQLRHQVAALNQKVSVLTDQTTALERQNLLNQHSDNGVYLLPAARSAARLQSGIGELSVSLSHIKNEANGTQAQLHVRILSQATLPPFKAVVEWGQLDEATGRPLTAEALSQPIASADSLLPKPGQDFELRFSGLTPEQLGYIRLHSLVSIAQPAVAQQH
- the nrdR gene encoding transcriptional regulator NrdR, translated to MHCPFCAAVDTKVIDSRLVGDGSQVRRRRQCLVCNERFTTFEVAELVMPRVIKSDEVREPFNEDKLRRGMLKALEKRPVSSDDVENALNHIKSQLRATGEREVPTKLVGNLVMDALKKLDKVAYIRFASVYRSFEDVREFGEEIARLQD
- the ribD gene encoding bifunctional diaminohydroxyphosphoribosylaminopyrimidine deaminase/5-amino-6-(5-phosphoribosylamino)uracil reductase RibD; this encodes MHHDEFYMARAFELARLGRFTTAPNPNVGCVIVRDGEIVGEGYHLRAGEPHAEVHALRMAGDKARGATAYVTLEPCSHHGRTPPCADALVAAGVTRVVAAMQDPNPQVAGRGLYKLQQAGVEVRHGLMLAEAEAVNLGFLKRMRTGFPYVQLKLGASLDGRTAMASGESQWITSPEARQDVQRLRAQSAAILSTSATVLADDPSLTVRWDELDAETQRLYPRDNLRQPLRILLDSQNRITPQHRVVQQPGATWLARLQADEQAWPQDVEQFICPAHGGGVDLVVMMMLLAKRQVNSIWVEAGASLAGALLQAGLVDELILYIAPKLLGDNGRGLCHLPGLERLADAPEFVFSDVRQVGPDLRLRLRAKH
- the ribH gene encoding 6,7-dimethyl-8-ribityllumazine synthase, whose translation is MKVIEGVVATPNARVAIAIARFNNFINDSLLEGAIDALKRIGQVADDNITVVWVPGAYELPLTASVLAKTGKYDAVIALGTVIRGGTAHFEYVAGEASSGIGNVAMNAEIPVAFGVLTTESIEQAIERAGTKAGNKGAEAALTALEMINVIKAIKA